In the Streptomyces sp. WMMC940 genome, GTGTCTCACCGGCCTCGGCCGACCCGGAGCCGGTGATCGCGATGCCGGCGCCGGTCAGCGCGACGATGACGGCGACAGCAGGCACCGCGAGTCTCATGCGGCGCTTGTGCCGGCCACCGCGGGTGCGTATCTGCACTCGGTTACCCCTTGGGTAGACCCGGCAGAGCGCGACCGCCCCACCGGAGAAATCTCTGGTTCGGTGGGGCACGACTGGTTTGTGGGCAGCACGCCTCAAGAGGCCCCCCGGCCCCGGCTGGTGCCGCGCAGTGGATTCCCCCCCACCCGGAATCGCCGATGATACGCGTGTCAACTGACGGTTGACCAGTGGACGGTGGGGCTCCGGCGAAACGAGACCGCCCCGTCACCTTCGGGGTGACGGGGCGGTCCGGTTGCCTATGCGGCGACGTCAGTCGCCGTTGCCCGGCGCGGGCGTCGTCTTCTGGATCTGCAGCAGGAACTCGGCGTTCGACTTCGTCTGCTTCATCTTGTCGAGCAGCAGCTCGATCGCCTGCTGCTGGTCGAGTGCGTGCAGCACCCGGCGCAGCTTCCAGACGATGGCGAGCTCCTCGCCGCTGAGCAGGATCTCCTCCTTGCGGGTGCCGGACGCGTCGACGTCCACCGCGGGGAAGATGCGCTTGTCGGCGAGCTTCCGGTCGAGCTTGAGCTCCATGTTGCCGGTGCCCTTGAACTCCTCGAAGATCACCTCGTCCATGCGCGAGCCGGTGTCGACCAGCGCGGTGGCCAGGATGGTCAGCGAGCCGCCGTCCTCGATGTTGCGCGCGGCGCCGAAGAAGCGCTTCGGCGGGTAGAGCGCGGTCGAGTCGACACCACCGGACAGGATGCGGCCGGAGGCCGGGGCCGCCAGGTTGTACGCACGGCCGAGCCGGGTGATGGAGTCCAGCAGGACGACCACGTCGTGGCCCAGCTCGACGAGACGCTTGGCGCGCTCGATGGCCAGTTCGGCGACCGTGGTGTGGTCCTCCGCCGGGCGGTCGAAGGTCGAGGAGATGACCTCGCCCTTGACCGACCGCTGCATGTCGGTGACCTCCTCCGGACGTTCGTCGACGAGGACGACCATCAGGTGGCACTCGGGGTTGTTGTGGGTGATCGCGTTGGCGATCGCCTGCATGATCATGGTCTTGCCGGTCTTCGGCGGGGCCACGATCAGACCGCGCTGACCCTTGCCGATCGGCGACACGAGGTCGATGATCCGCGTGGTCAGCACGCCCGGGTCGGTCTCCAGACGGAGCCGGTCCTGCGGGTAGAGCGGGGTCAGCTTGTTGAACTCCGGGCGGCCGCGGCCGGATTCGGGCGCCATGCCGTTGACGGAGTCCAGACGGACCAGCGCGTTGAACTTCTCGCGGCGCTCGCCCTCCTTGGGCTGCCGGACCGCGCCGGTGACGTGGTCGCCCTTGCGCAGGCCGTTCTTGCGGACCTGGGCGAGGGACACGTACACGTCGTTCGGGCCGGGCAGGTAGCCGGAGGTCCGGATGAACGCGTAGTTGTCCAGGATGTCGAGGATGCCCGCGACGGGGATCAGCACATCGTCCTCGGCGAGCTGCGGCTCGCCGCCGAACTCCTCGCGGCCGCGACGGCCACGGCGGTCGCGGTACCGGCCGCGGCGCCCGCGCCTGCCGCCCTGCTCGTCGTCGAAGTCGTCCTGCGGGCCGCCGCCCTGCCGCTGCTGCTGGCCGCCCTGCTGCTGGCGCTGGCCGCCGCCCTGCTGGTCGTCGCCCTTGCCGCCGCGGCGGTCGCGCTGACGGTCACGGCGGTCGCCGCGCTCACCGCGGTCGCGCCGGCCGTCGCCGCGACGGCCCTCGGCGGTCTCGGTGGCCGCCTCGGCCTTGGCCTCCGGCTGCCCCTCGGTCCTGGTCTCGGAACGGACCTCGGTCTTGAGGTCGCCCTTCGCCTCGCCCTTGACCGCGTCGCCCTCCGGGCTGCCCGCGGGAGCGGTGGCCCGGCGGCGGCGGCGCTCGCCCGCCGGGGCGTCGTCGCTGGCCGGCTGACCGGGGATGTCGATCTGCTGCTGGGCGGCGGGGGACTCGGCCTTC is a window encoding:
- the rho gene encoding transcription termination factor Rho, whose protein sequence is MSDTTDLMGVTADNSVDTAAPAAGAATGTTSRRRRSGTGLEGMVLAELQQVASGLGIRGTARMRKSQLIEVIKEAQAAGGAPAKGSEASGGAAETKPKRRAASKARTGEGAAEPKAESPAAQQQIDIPGQPASDDAPAGERRRRRATAPAGSPEGDAVKGEAKGDLKTEVRSETRTEGQPEAKAEAATETAEGRRGDGRRDRGERGDRRDRQRDRRGGKGDDQQGGGQRQQQGGQQQRQGGGPQDDFDDEQGGRRGRRGRYRDRRGRRGREEFGGEPQLAEDDVLIPVAGILDILDNYAFIRTSGYLPGPNDVYVSLAQVRKNGLRKGDHVTGAVRQPKEGERREKFNALVRLDSVNGMAPESGRGRPEFNKLTPLYPQDRLRLETDPGVLTTRIIDLVSPIGKGQRGLIVAPPKTGKTMIMQAIANAITHNNPECHLMVVLVDERPEEVTDMQRSVKGEVISSTFDRPAEDHTTVAELAIERAKRLVELGHDVVVLLDSITRLGRAYNLAAPASGRILSGGVDSTALYPPKRFFGAARNIEDGGSLTILATALVDTGSRMDEVIFEEFKGTGNMELKLDRKLADKRIFPAVDVDASGTRKEEILLSGEELAIVWKLRRVLHALDQQQAIELLLDKMKQTKSNAEFLLQIQKTTPAPGNGD